From one Mya arenaria isolate MELC-2E11 chromosome 4, ASM2691426v1 genomic stretch:
- the LOC128231873 gene encoding protein unc-93 homolog A-like, which translates to MAVHVSQDDRSDSSTITRDRLYISPTNAESRYPGTPRVSITCYPGSPRVSVGYHGNTSIPSLDALSLNKNRRRSTIHSYNLVNYYAALPQDSSNNRSIRAMTERKAYKNIIVLGLSFMFVHTAFVSILSLQSIMNPDGGIGVVSISCIYSTTVVSCLLAPLIINTITTKWTMIAAFILFTGYFAGNFYPSQFLLIPLGLLLGLLGGPLMAAQMTYVTTVALTYANHALVLDQESVVNKFMGIFCAFYRSSYIWGNLITTLVLSSNQTLRFVDENTNNFLTPGNFTTIESNPQNMSMHCVCGSLTCDVNEFINDGEMYDINSNPYFHETEIPEDIKFMLLGIYLGCGTMAVVILIALLDGDVGSKRINNDLKITVKELFLSTIHMLKDSRCQLLIPLVLFVGLEQGFIFGDFTKSFVTCTMGVYSLGPIMMCFGGVSALASIVIGCIAKHIKRFAFITAGATFNVGLLIVLWLWNPQPGDVPNFFVVSACLGLCDAIWQTQTYTLFGVLFVDKQEAAFASYRMFYATGCAVSFGYSFFLCVQTKVYILAGMLFLALCMYSIIEMKVQLQSQHIKDIVAF; encoded by the exons ATGGCAGTCCACGTGTCCCAGGATGATCGCTCTGACTCAAGCACAATCACCCGTGATCGACTTTACATCAGTCCTACCAACGCGGAATCCCGCTATCCCGGTACACCTCGTGTCAGCATTACGTGCTATCCAGGGTCACCACGCGTCAGTGTTGGTTACCACGGTAACACATCAATTCCCAGTCTTGACGCTCTAAGCTTAAACAAAAATCGCCGAAGAAGTACTATTCATTCGTACAACCTAGTGAACTACTACGCCGCCCTACCACAGGATTCAAGCAATAATAGATCAATTAGAGCGATGACAGAGAGAAAAGCATACAAGAATATAATTGTATTGGGGCTGTCATTCATGTTTGTTCACACCGCCTTTGTGTCCATTCTTAGCCTTCAAAGCATCATGAACCCTGATGGAGGAATAGGTGTTGTTTCAATTAGCTGTATATACTCAACGACTGTTGTATCATGCCTGTTAGCACCTCTTATAATAAACACAATTACAACCAAATGGACAATGATAGCGGCGTTCATACTGTTCACAGGTTATTTTGCGGGGAACTTTTACCCGAGTCAATTTCTTCTGATACCTCTTGGTCTGCTGCTAGGTCTGCTGGGAGGTCCATTGATGGCTGCACAGATGACATACGTTACTACAGTCGCGTTAACGTACGCTAATCACGCACTGGTGTTAGACCAAGAGAGCGTCGTTAATAAGTTTATGGGAATATTCTGTGCTTTCTACAGAAGTAGCTACATCTGGGGAAATTTGATCACAACATTAGTCTTATCAAGTAACCAGACACTGCGTTTTGTAGATGAgaatacaaataattttttGACACCAGGGAACTTTACTACCATCGAATCGAATCCACAAAATATGTCAATGCATTGCGTTTGTGGGTCACTTACCTGCGATGTTAACGAGTTCATAAATGACGGGGAAATGTACGACATAAACAGTAACCCATATTTTCATGAAACCGAAATACCAGAAGACATTAAATTCATGCTGCTGGGTATATATCTAGGCTGCGGCACAATGGCTGTGGTTATTCTTATTGCACTGCTTGATGGAGACGTTGGTTCAAAAAGAATCAACAACGACCTGAAAATCACGGTAAAGGAACTTTTTCTATCAACCATACACATGCTGAAAGATTCCCGGTGCCAGCTGCTGATCCCTCTTGTTCTCTTTGTCGGTCTGGAACAGGGATTTATCTTTGGAGATTTCACCAAG TCATTCGTGACCTGCACAATGGGAGTGTACAGTCTGGGGCCCATCATGATGTGTTTTGGTGGAGTCAGTGCCCTCGCTTCTATTGTCATAG GCTGCATTGCAAAACACATCAAGAGGTTTGCGTTCATCACAGCGGGAGCGACGTTCAACGTGGGCCTGCTGATCGTCCTGTGGCTGTGGAATCCTCAGCCCGGGGATGTTCCAAACTTTTTTGTCGTGTCCGCATGTCTTGGTCTCTGTGATGCCATATGGCAGACGCAAACATACA CTTTATTTGGAGTTTTATTCGTGGACAAACAAGAAGCAGCGTTCGCTTCCTACAGGATGTTTTACGCAACCGGATGTGCAGTTTCATTCGGATATTCGTTTTTCCTTTGTGTGCAGACGAAAGTGTACATATTGGCGGGAATGTTGTTCCTCGCTCTCTGTATGTACAGTATCATTGAAATGAAAGTCCAACTTCAGAGTCAGCATATTAAAGATATTGTTGCCTTTTAA